The Solanum lycopersicum chromosome 2, SLM_r2.1 DNA window GCCTTTGATATAGCTCTTGAAATCCTCGACTATTCTGGACTTCACCAACGTtttcttcataattatttttccatataCCGTTGTTGGAAGGAAATTGATTCACTCCAATTGATTTATGAAGATTTCCTTTAAGTAAGGAAAGAATAGGATTATGATTCTGATGAGGTGAGGAAAAGAGAAAAgggttattattatcataatttgaaGGTATTATTTCCTGCTCGAACCCTCCAAAAATGCCTGATTTTCCAATAAACTCAAACGGAagtgaatttttgaattttgcagcagttgattttgatgtagcGATGGACTTGTTTTTTCTGCAACCACCACCTATAGGAACGTTGCGTAACGCGCCTCCTTTAGTCCAATAACGTCGACAAGTCTTGCAGAAATGACGAGGCTGAGTTAAATTGTAGTTGTTGTAGTAACAAAACTTGGTGTTTGGGGAATCACAACGCGGACATCTAAGATTTTCAGAGTTTGCATTTGCACTTGCAGGGGCAATATTGGAATTAGAAGTAGTACAAGAAATAGGAGAGGAGGAAGGAGTAATATTAGAAATATTATCATCTCCGATAAGTGTAGTGTTTCCTGCAAACAGCTCttgaatcattttttaaaaaaaaaaaaagaagagaaaagcaaATGAGATTGATCTTAGTTTTACTCTTTTGATGATAGAATGAAAATGTGAAAGAGAGTAATAAATAGTATCTTTTTGATGGTGTGAAAGAATGGAGAAtagaatgatatatatatatatataggaagaGAAAAAGGCAAACTTGAAAAcaacttgtgtttttcttttttttttagattttggaaTGTAGCGTTAGTGCGTTTTGAAAGGAAACGAAAATGGACCTTTCTTGAATGATTGAtcgttggaaaaaaaaaaatactactaacagaaaattattatacttttgtTTCTTTTGGTTGTTAACGATGGAAAAAGTACTGCAATGTGATTCATATTAGAATACAGCATTAAGAACTAAAaagaatattcaaaattataaagattttgttttaatagaaaaatgaaTTACTGATTTTCATATGGTTAGGAACTTAGGATGATGCAAAATGTAACATACAAGTTATAATTCGAGAGAAGTGTAGCCTTGTAATATTTTGTGgatttaattatcaaataaattatatgaagaTTATTTGTGACTCcagtaattcaatttttttaatgattgtgGTGTCCCGTTAGACATGATCTAATCATACGATATATCCATCACTTTCCATCATCAATCAAACATTAAGTAGTTCAAGAATAGAATAAACGAAAAGAAAGAATATAACCCCTCGTGAATTCTAAAGCTGACTATTGGATCACACTCTTATGctcaattcaatttaatttctAGTAGAAAGGCAAAGTTTTATACAAAGAAGACAAACTATTGCTAGGATTATATTCGTTCGCAAAAAGAATGatttagtttgacttggaatagactttaagaaaaatcttaaagaaataaaactttttaatcttgtgattctaaattaaagttatgtcaaatattttaaaatgtcctTTATATCTTGTGACCTTAAACAtgttatatgaaaaattaaggttaaaatattttcaaaaaagaaaaaaaatcattcttttttttttttaaatggagggagtattttGTTATTGCCTACTGTTGGGAGcaattaagaaaattttgaaagttgTTCAAGTATAGCTAATCTATCTTCATTATGGACAAGTAATTATTGTGAAATGAAAGTGGGAATTTAGGAAGAAGCCAAATATTTAGGATGATGATAGCAATCAAGTTTTCTAAAAGAACACAACCCTACCTAGGCCTTTGTGTCTATGCAATTATTCACAAACAATAATCATCATTACAAGTTCAAAACACTTATTTGCCTTGGAATACGTGTAAAGTAGATGCCCAGACAGCCAGCCAATAAAATTCCTCATTGCATGTCCCCCCGAAGATTTGAGCATTAATGTTGCCCTAATCCTCCATataatctttgtttttcttaattttaatattctgcaaatgattaaaaatcaattaatcttaaaTACTCCATTTGTTATAACAAATATTTACACGTGTTACTCATTGGTGCATCATGATATCAAATCATGTATGGAATTACGACCTCAATTCCACCATAAGCGTATCGATGTATATGTTTTGTACTAAgcttttaacatttaattataattaataaactaatatGATTTGATGTGAAGTGTGAATGTTCAAATGTTTCTTACTTTCTTTTACATAATAACGTGTCCAAGTAAAATGATGATTAGTACGATAAGTCGCTGTCAAAACTTATAGATATGTTTATTCTTGTATACTGTTACACTGGAATTTGTTAATCATTTCACTGTAATTAAGTCATGCAACTTGCTAAAAATTCATGCTAAGACGGAAACTTTGATCTTCAAAATTCTAGTTCACATCTGAtgtgaaaatcaatttgaagaTTCGAAATACCTTAATTGCAACAGTATCTCAACCATTTTTCAAAGTCCGTTTTCTTACCTGTAAGTATTTCGATTCAGGGATGGATTTATCCTTGTTATTTGGACTAAAACGTtaatacaatttatattttttaaaaacacacacacatatatatttctAACTGTACCACTCTCTCATCTTGAAATTGATACAACAAAATAGCATAAATTGAAATCCTTCCAGAATTTCAATCTCCATCTAGTCgatcttttaatttaaatgttatcTAAGATATTGGCAAGATGAAAAGTATTCACAACTAACAAAAATAAGTGTTCGTTCCGTCAAATTTAAGCCATGATTTTACCGTTATAATTTTCATTGCTTTCctgtaataataatgataatacgAACGTGTTTGGCCAATtttaaaacaagtaaaattatataatgattGAGAGACAGGTTAAAAGTTTTGGTTGATAAATTTAGCGTTTCGGAAAGAAGGCTTTCATGCTTTTTAGAAAACGTCACAAAGGTAAATATGCGGCATTGGTTTTGGTAAAAAGATGAGTGTTGAAACAGTTTGTTTCAGTTTGCCTTTACTACACTAGGACTTATCACTCTTCGATATTTATCATGGTTGAGAGACCCAATCAACATGGATCGTATTTTTTAATCAGAAGCCTctgattcaaattcaaattaagtAAGAAATACGTATCAACGTAGATATCAGACGTGAGGtcgtaaattaaaaaaaaaaaaaagaagtcgATCTCGCAATAAGGGAGGATGTGTACTTGACGTAGTCTTGACCTGACCGCGCGTGCCGTCCGGAATGGCAGTGAATTCAGTATTTTGATTCGTCCTCTTCTTACCAACATCCATTATTCTTTGCTATTGAGGATACCAAGTCATTATATACTTATTCGAAAACGACCTTTTATCAATCGAGATGCTACATGCCCAACACCATCCACTtacactttatttttcattttcatttttttttaatcgattttcattcGACTTAACTAATTAAGATTATATGTTTTCATTTTATAAGGCTTGAGTGTTAGTTGAGAGTGGAGGATTTAAACCATTCACTTGATTTTATTACTTTCTTATACCTTTTTGAACATATTTATAGAATCTCAACAAAtttgagtaattaattaagtgttCATCTAGAAACTCGAGACAAGTACATAGGATTCTTATTAGTATGTATTATTCCCTTCGCTGAATAGTCCTTTACTCGACACACACAGAAAATTAAAGTAGCAAAAAATCAATTTGTTAATAATATGAACATTTTAATGCGATAAAGAATGGAAACTTCAAGTTTCAATTCCTAATAAGAACTTTGGTCTGGTTACACTCAATACTAGTTTTTACCCCCCAAACCCCCTTTTGTTTTATCTTTACATAAAGCTTTTAAAGTAGAGAAAATAATCTTTTGGGAAAAATCAgcaaaacattttcaaaagaattttttaagcTTTACATCATACACATTGCTTTATTATCCATTAGATAGGAGAATTAAGCTGCGTAGTAGTAATAGAGGGAAAATATGTCGTTGAAAGTTTATAGGATGGTGAATATTTGGGTCCCCACAAATGCTTCACAATTATCCGACACTTCACTTTTCCGTGGGTCTCTTACCCCACTATCTCCATTCTTTCAAATCCATCAAACATGTCCCTCCTTAAACTATTCAATCCCCCAATAATTCACTCATTTTTGCCTCAACAATTATAATCTTAACATTTCTCACTGACGTTACATTGTCTATTTGTCTCTCTAACTACACAATAGCTTTTTTAACCACATATTTACTAGCTCTAACATGACAAGGTCTTTATTACGAGTAAAAATCAATCAAGATTTGTCATATGTACAGATTTAAGAGTTGAATTTTTTAGATCATACGAATTTAAGTGATTATATCGCATCCATTTGAATTAATACGGTGgattttttatgcatataaattaaagttatttgCGTAATAGACCCATAGGTTATCTGGCCGcagatttatttgttttttgataAATGCGATTGTTCATTCAAGTGTCAAATTATGAGTGCATAAGAAAACACATGGTagcaatatttattatttttatgattatgaagAAAGTTCTATGTTGTAATCTACTACACCTTTAAGGAAATTAAAGTGATGATGAGGATTATAATTGAGCTCGATTAATCATAAATTATCAGGTGGGCCCATTAATTAGACCCTTCATACTTCAGATATTATATAGATAATATTGAAGAAAGTATAAAGCAGACTAATGTTGTGTAGATTGGGGGGACCAGGCCAATTCCACTTAACCTATGATTGGAATCCCAATGCAAGGACAAGATCCTATCAGCAGGAATACAATAGagaatgttgaaaaaaatgacaaGAATTTCTTGCCGACATAGCCCTAGGAAGCAACAATATTGCCTACACTACATTTGGatttagtagtagtaataattattatgtCTTTCAAATATAATATTGCCTAGActataagaaatataatttttttcctaccCTTTTCTATCCGGAGGTTAATAGTGTCTTAACATTCAACATGATTTAAACTCTCGATCTAACGAATTGATAGTAAGAGGTGATCAACTAATTGGCTAGCTCGAGTAAGTCTCACTTGTTGGAACATAAATTGTAATCCCAGCCCGTGTTACTCGTGACGTGGTTAGTAAATAATACTTGCATGCACTGTGTTATGCCTTTTAATTGTTGCACCATACGtaacaaaatgaaatgaaattttgtgGGTACAAACACAGTCTACAATGGCAAAACAGACGTCAATCATagctaaataatatttttttttaaaaagttggtCTTGTGCTCACTGAATAGATTCTTGATGAACAGAGGTTCACAGGTCTGTAGCATGATGAACATCAATCAATTGGTTGGACAAAACTTAGTGGTGGTAAGCTAGCACAGATCCCTTTCACAAAATAAAGTATTGGGTCCCATCACCAGATGCCTCCATTCATTGACTCTTCCAATATTGCTTTGACTACACACACAGGATCAGATCAATCGTCTAATTATATTCTACCACACTAGTTGTATAATTTCCATAAATTATTGCTATGGTTGAATAATATATGACTAAATTGACACCTTTATCATACTTTCCGATCGATCATCACAACTGAAATGAATTCAACTGAAAAAAGTGCATGCAATCatgtattttgatgttatacATTTTTGGTTTGTTCAAGATTCTAATCCATCAAAAACTACTACGTAATCTAATATTACTATATTTAGGGGAGTTATGAATTTATCGTATGTAGTAAAAGTGAATTTACACCAATCACAACTCATACATTTCAGGTTTGAGCACGATCTATATTCCCTCTAGAAGATAGTTTTCTTTTATAACCTCTTTATGTCATATTATAATGGGAAATCTACTTCTTTCAATACTCATAACGGTGcatttatttgttataaataatGTAGCATTACACTCCTTATGAGTGAACTCGTGactcaataattattttcaaagtttgatatattttaattgctTGATTTTGAAGGCTTATGATACTGGGATTTCGTGAATTCGAACGAACTCAGTAGCTTTTAGTAATAAAATTGTCGTTTTAAAGGAAATTTAGAATCTCAAACTCTTTATTCGGGCTTCGCTTATACGTAAATGTTCTTTCCTGTGTCAAATTAACAGTTGTACATTACACATTAATTGGgcgtttctctttttttttcttttttttttcagtttcttACTGTTCTaacatatttgtatattcttaTTACTCTTATgtactttatatttttctaagtgCGTACAAGTTACCAGAAGAAAAAATATGCATATCTCATATCAATCCTTAATCCTTTGACACCATATACTAAAGTCTAGACAATGACTACTCTACATTTTTTACTATGATACCTACTTACCGAGCTAAgcaaaataagtaataataaagGGGGCTTGGCCATAATTTTTTATGAGGATGAGAGAAAGTAATGGTTTCGGATAAAAATGcattattttgtgttatttttcaaaataagtgaaattaaatagtttaatagattttatacTTGTTTGAATTTATATTGTAAACtcttttacttaattatttattaactagattcttaaaaatttaataaattataatatattaaatccATCCGACCATTAATCATTGACATGTTTATATGACATTAAGATAATTGAGTACATGCATGTGAAGACAAGTGaacttcatatttaaattttaaaaaatattttaaaataaaatatcaagtttaaaaaaactataaataatatattgaattcaaaaaaaaaaaactaaaagataaaataataaattaaaaaagaaaaataaaatttaaaaagtctcTTCTTCCTTCAACTCAACCTAATTTCACCGCATCTCCATTAATGCTCCAAcgcctttttctttcttctccacAGTTATTATCACCTTTAGCAGGACATTGGCATCTCCTTGTCGTCatatttgaagttgttatcgcTGAAGGGAGAAAGCGACGTTGATTTTATGGAAAGCGGTGAAATTACAGTGTGACGGCTTGTACAGGTCTCGTTGGCAAGGAAAGCGGTGGCGGCAATGACTTCGCCGGTGGATTTTAGGTGTTACCTGTGGAGTCCCAAATTTcgtttaagaaatttaaaaatcattattttctattttaattattaaaactttgtttgtttaataatttttaaaaattaaataatgaagaTAATTATGACATGTTATTGCATTATGTGACATGAATTTGACAAGTCATTTATTAAAAGTCGAGTGAATTACACACATAATAAGATGAgctttaaaatattcatttgattgaattaaaatttaattaataaataattaagtaaaaaaatttaaaatataaattcatacaaatataagagttcataagaCTAATTCGccttttacataaaaaaaaataaatcaaagtgaTAATTAACAAGAAGGATTAAAAGAGAAGCAAATGGAGATCACCATCATTGATTTTGAAGTCTTTGAAGAGTGCATGCAGATAATATAGCAAGGCAATTTGCATGACAAGTGGGCTAAACGATGAGGCAAACAGGTGAAACAATTGAAGTGTGGCTTCTTATATGAGGAAATATATCATCTATTATTTTATAGGAAAAAATGTCAGAAAAATACTACAATTTTGATATACTAAATTTTATGGAAGACGcattatttaatagtgtatcttaaaggtatatatatacCTACCGaatatattactatttataattatataaatttataatatttaagttgacacacatatatatatctttagaacatataattaaatagAGTCCGAAgtttaaaggatgaaaaatattaataaaaattctaaaatggaatatgattttttttaaaaattaaaacgaTAAAATCACTAGGGAAGAAGCGATTTTGTCAAcctgatttaagaaaaattgctgctatagcagcgatttgttcaatttgtttttttttttaaaaaaataattaaatcaagtcACTGCGATTTTCCttatcaatttattattattattttttaataaatcgctACAAAAAACAGCGATTTtacgttaatttttttaaatttttagcgATTTATCAAtttacagttttttttttttttaagtatatcaATGTCAGCGCAGtgatttacctttttttttaatttttaaataagtcattattaaattatcattcttttctttcaaatgtCCCTACCcatattctaattttattttaattttcagtattttttatttaataaaaaaaactcaatctAAATAATATGAtcacaatatttattattattatataacgAACagaataagttattttttctcctctaaaataaaattctttttcttaaatgaaGACTATGAGAAGCAGCCAAAAAAACAGATTCTTTTTCAACCCCCtccttttaaatattaaaaagaaattaagaaaaatttaataagtCGCTGTCAGTGCAGCGACTTATTTAAAAATCGCTGCTATAACAGTGATTTTCCTTAACTCCGGCGGATAAAATCGCTACCTTTCTAGCGATTTTACCATtctgatttaaaaaaatatttatataccattttgaaatttttattaatttattcaccTTTAGGCTCTGGACTCTAATTAAATAGTgcagaaataaaaaaatccttTCTAAAATTTGATATCGTTACAATAATTTTGgttaaatttcaaatcttttctctattttatatagattaaaatattaaataaaatgcaTGTATTAATGGTTGgcaaattaaactattttaaaataaaataattctttcaAAGTAAGCTATCAATTTATATGAGGTACTCTCTCTTTTTAACTTAACtaacaaaacatatattttgaatatttaacaaCAGAACCATCATTTTAACTATATATTGGATTTCACTTATTTGGAAGAAAAAAACACCACCAGGTATATATAttccatatttttaaattttgcgTCTCCATATTGTTAAAATTTATGTCTACTATCTATTAAAATTACATTTCATAAATTGAGGCTAAACATAAAGTGTATTATAATAGTattattgttagtattattaATCATGAATATagcaatatgttaaattatataaaactgtattattttgtataaataaataattttgcttTATAATCGTCGTATAATTGGGGAAAGCAGGGAATGTGGATGATCACTATTCACTACTCTCGAGAAGACGAAATTCGAAACCAACAAAAGGGGCGTTGGCACTACTATACCACCAAAGGGCTTGAGTTGAAAATTTTCAGTTAATCGATAAAAACCGCCAGTAGTGGATTATATAACAGAATGAAACTGACTTGGAGCTGCCAAACAAGAACCACATGCACTAGGGTTAATCAAATTCGGCATTGCGAAATCGTTCGTCTTCAAATTCTGGATCATCTCAAGAAATACTACGAGTGGAATCATGAACTGTGAAGTTTTCAAGCTGAAAGAACTTGTAAGCATCTCTCTGCTCCCCTATGAGATTGTTTATGTAGCGAGAATTTTAGCTTCAATGTTAATTTATGTTTCTATTGAAGGATGTGGAGCAATTTGAGATACAAGATGTTCTCCAATGTAAGTCAGCTATTTAAATTTGCTGTTTCATTTGTAATTTCTTGTTTTACATCTATTTATCCGTAATTTTAGCAATTTATGGTGTCTTCGAGTGAATGTTGAAGAAGTTCCATCTCTGTTATCTCCTcagatttatttttcattatttagttTTTCTGTATACTGATAAATTAAACTCTAGAGCATTTAATATATAGCTGCATTAATTCCCTTGAGATGTACCcgacaaaaataaattaacttgaGATGGCCATTAAAAAGCTATAGATCTGAAGGTAATCGTAGACATGATTAGTTCTCATATTTTTGTTTCCTGGACTGCCCTAGTGGAAAGTATGAGTTCTTTAAAAGTATTCTTAAGGCTAAAATGGATACATGTTAATCATATACCACATGATGCTTTAGTTAAGATCTTTAACAGTACAAATTCTAGATTAAAGTGCACAAGAATTTTCCTTAATTGGATGTGTAACTTTAGGTTATGATGGAGATAGTTTATCATTCTATAAAGTAACGTTGTCGACCAAATTTGGGAATGTGGGGTGGGTGGATTCAGTTTCTGATTGGTTTGATAATATTCTTTCATATTGCTATCATAGGATACCTTGTGTAGCTTTATCCTAAAAAATAGAAAGGTCAAAATGGCTGCAGGCATTCTTCATTCAATCATGTTTCACAGAGCATTAGGTCTGATATATCCAAAGAATGTGGATTCGGAACTCTTTGAGATAACATATGTAAGTAATTTCTGAACTGTCAAAATACTACGTTGGTAATCTATTTATCTCTGTCTTTATTAGTATTAGGTTGGTATTTTGACTCCCCCTCCCTGCCCTCCCCATCTTCTTCCCCATTAGTAGTGTATGAATCAATTTTTTGTAGTAAAAAAGACTCTGGAACATGTTTTATTCCCAAAGAGTCTTTATTGATTCTGTATAATGTTGCTTTAAGATACTGATACTTGagtcatgcaaaaaaaaatttataaaagaaaaaattcaattgtgtttttaataaaatgtgTACTTTTCTCTTCCCCTGAAATTTCCTAGTCCTTATAATCTTATTGTAGAATCAAATGTCTGGTTGTAAGTATCTCCATTACAATAAGTGAAATCTAGTGATGCTTAATTTGGACATAGGACTAACCCAGCATAGTTAGTTCACATAATGAAAGTGCGTGCTATCTATATACAAATTCAACATATATCTGGCATTTTTATTTCTGTCTTCTTTCCTAATTATAATTTTCTGAAAATTTTTGTGTGAAAGCTTCTGTCATTTTACCcccttaaaattttcatttgaatGGAGTGCTAAAGCaattataagattttgtgaACTGTGTGAGGaccataattaattatgtaagtAAGTTTCTAAAATAAGCAGAAGTTAAAAAGACTGGATGAGATTTAAGATGATACAAACTTAAATTGAAGTTAAACTGTCACCGGCTGTCAATTATGACTTATTAAAGAAAGACAAGAAGTTGGTGTATATCTAGAACTTGGGCGGCCCTTAAATTATGTCAATCTAAGGTGATCAATGTAATAAGtgatttttttctgatttgagTCTCCATTCCTTTCCCTTGGTGGAAGGAGGGTTTGGTTTTTCTGGCGAGCCTATTCCAAGATGTTTCCAATATTTCCTGATGGCAACTTTTAGTTTCTTCATGTTAAATTAAACAGATGCAGTGTAGTGATTTTGTAATTGAGAGGAAAGTTGATGAGAAGATTACCCAATTTATCGATAAGGTGAAGAAGCACCCCAACCAGAAACACCAGGTTCGTGATCCGAGCTTCTCTATTTGGCCAAGTGGAATACTTGCTAAATAGTCCTTGTTACTTTGTTCCTTTCACCCTTTCAACTAGTAAtctctatttttctttacatGTGAACATTCCTCATGAGATATTTCTCATGATATCTTGTAGTCTTTTATTTTGTACTCTTTACTTCCAAAACAGGCTGTATATTACTTAGGAACTGATCACTGACCTTCTTACTCACAGACTATTTTACAACTTAATTGCTGTTGGATTTGGTAGTGGCTAACAAAACTTTCTATTGGAACATTAAAATGATGCAGATCTGTGTATCCTTCTATGAATCCAAAAACAAACAGACCTCATGGTTCACAAAGAACGTTGAACGTTGCTACTGGGAACACTGGTACATAAATTTGAGCGTGGCTCATAATCCGAAAGCAGATTCTGGCAAGTCTCACCACTCCAAAGTTGTTAACCTAGAAGGTACTAATTTGTCTTAATTTCTTTGCTTCTACTCGTACAAATTCTCCAGTTTTTGCATTTCTGAAGAGATGTATATCCCTTTTTGTCTATCCATTATCACAGAGGGTGCACCTAATGAGAGGGAGGTTCGGCACTCAGGACTGGAATCATCTCTTCGTGAAGTTCTTCTTCAGATAATCAACTTTGTGAACGAGAAAAAGGACCATATTCCCTCGATAGAAAATCTTGAGGGTACCTCATTTCCCTTTGAGATCACCATCTCAAGGTAATTTCCCCCCTTTGGCTAAGTTATCCACATGTTCTAAATTTTTTGTAGTTATTCGGGTAAGTAAAAATGGTTTTGCAAGTTTGACTGTGCAAGCTGTTATGCAGGCTATACATAAGCTGTCActtatcaatttcaaaaaataagctGCACTTGTTCAGATCACTGCTGCCGCTTCTGTTTGTTACGTCTGTTTCTGTCTTATTAGCATCATTAGGAATTATGACTGACATGGATGTTACTAGCATGCATATTTTTTCCAGAAATGAGAACATATAATTTGCCTTTTGCTTCCTTGATATTTATGATATCTTCTCGTTATTCTATTCTAGGCATTGAGGAAGTTATTAGCTTATTTTGAATGTCCTTGATCTTTTCTCTGAAAATCTAGCAATCCCGTAATTATAATAGTTTTTCACAGGGACAAAAGGATTTAAATGTTCAATATCAGTTCCCCCTTTGCAAATATCAGTTTGTGTGCTGGTGACAAACTGGTGGAAAATCGAATTCAATTGAAGGAGATTTTTTAATGCAAATCTTTCTTTTTATAGAAATTTAAAGATTGTATTGATCTAGCTAAGTTATGTGTtgttttcttttagtttatcaGATTCTGCTTTTGGGATGGAACTGCTCAAGAGAATGCTCCCGCATGGCAATCGACCATGCTCGGCTGACTTTCAGTTTCTAAAGGGATCTGATTTTGTTTAACTTCATGATTGGGGTAAGGTACAATTGTTGTCATCTGATGTCTGAAAATGGTGAATGTTAGTTGTAAATGGGGGAGGCTTCTGGCAGATGACTAGCTCGGCTGAACGAAATGAAAATCATATGTTCATATCATACTTGTCAAAACTACAATTGTGCTCCTTTCTCGTGTTACTTCCCATTTCGCTATATGAATGTGCT harbors:
- the LOC101253244 gene encoding autophagy-related protein 101 isoform X3; amino-acid sequence: MWSNLRYKMFSNDTLCSFILKNRKVKMAAGILHSIMFHRALGLIYPKNVDSELFEITYMQCSDFVIERKVDEKITQFIDKVKKHPNQKHQICVSFYESKNKQTSWFTKNVERCYWEHWYINLSVAHNPKADSGKSHHSKVVNLEEGAPNEREVRHSGLESSLREVLLQIINFVNEKKDHIPSIENLEGTSFPFEITISRFCFWDGTAQENAPAWQSTMLG
- the LOC101253244 gene encoding autophagy-related protein 101 isoform X1, with amino-acid sequence MWSNLRYKMFSNDTLCSFILKNRKVKMAAGILHSIMFHRALGLIYPKNVDSELFEITYMQCSDFVIERKVDEKITQFIDKVKKHPNQKHQICVSFYESKNKQTSWFTKNVERCYWEHWYINLSVAHNPKADSGKSHHSKVVNLEEGAPNEREVRHSGLESSLREVLLQIINFVNEKKDHIPSIENLEGTSFPFEITISSLSDSAFGMELLKRMLPHGNRPCSADFQFLKGSDFV
- the LOC101253244 gene encoding autophagy-related protein 101 isoform X4, producing MNCEVFKLKELDVEQFEIQDVLQCILHSIMFHRALGLIYPKNVDSELFEITYMQCSDFVIERKVDEKITQFIDKVKKHPNQKHQICVSFYESKNKQTSWFTKNVERCYWEHWYINLSVAHNPKADSGKSHHSKVVNLEEGAPNEREVRHSGLESSLREVLLQIINFVNEKKDHIPSIENLEGTSFPFEITISRFCFWDGTAQENAPAWQSTMLG
- the LOC101253547 gene encoding dof zinc finger protein DOF1.7, which encodes MIQELFAGNTTLIGDDNISNITPSSSPISCTTSNSNIAPASANANSENLRCPRCDSPNTKFCYYNNYNLTQPRHFCKTCRRYWTKGGALRNVPIGGGCRKNKSIATSKSTAAKFKNSLPFEFIGKSGIFGGFEQEIIPSNYDNNNPFLFSSPHQNHNPILSLLKGNLHKSIGVNQFPSNNGIWKNNYEENVGEVQNSRGFQELYQRLKASTNRCYTDNMHGPSSSSMILDSAPVTGGELGCWNPTLSTWLDLPTANGAYL
- the LOC101253244 gene encoding autophagy-related protein 101 isoform X2, with amino-acid sequence MNCEVFKLKELDVEQFEIQDVLQCILHSIMFHRALGLIYPKNVDSELFEITYMQCSDFVIERKVDEKITQFIDKVKKHPNQKHQICVSFYESKNKQTSWFTKNVERCYWEHWYINLSVAHNPKADSGKSHHSKVVNLEEGAPNEREVRHSGLESSLREVLLQIINFVNEKKDHIPSIENLEGTSFPFEITISSLSDSAFGMELLKRMLPHGNRPCSADFQFLKGSDFV